From the genome of Drosophila melanogaster chromosome 2L, one region includes:
- the qtc gene encoding quick-to-court, isoform A — MMTSLQLETSLPAVEEQVQREKDNDSAEDSHTASTTPTRIPHPAVARFRRSASLRLRGNPAELGLRAEHCPAGGGGFSSRAKLTAIPSSLETRSHPVHLRRNRSWCNLGHKTEQEPEVEASTEALCNAAQCLSLDKEALAPKVGNSSMANGKPRNLSLQLNGGSDISSSGTSSSSSNNKESSPRTTRTPRTPQTPQTPQTPASGVAASVAETPHSCIRQGNCVKANQVKLSTLHESKISPRTPPVTPDSPSTYLDDDIDSMYSFATTTSGRSTMSCEHPYVARNGTTFSGRKMKYVVHCSNYAGQVGPDYLTPTQRAQRQIRRLKELLCIARQDLEQKDTELLRLTREVVELRLFKASLSSPEERSASSDAVTVREAELKTSQDVSPIVDMVDEGNAKGSPRHLSRQQQQQANHSLQAMQMSAEMQSSYADSGHFEDLTMSSVHSKDSQTQSEACGTATPDGEADVGCGAGGDSASNLENYELQRQELISMYEHRIEELIRSQDSATSDLKRSHNDKVEALLQKLAECNTRYSDMVPDYEQAKQRIRELEKQLEDLQRKLIEHEEKQNKMYLHMYQQGQEAERISRADQALDLAQRQPESKVSINELLHQLQSTQDELENIRASECRMRECGSNHALLTAKEAISLWVLGARKTIYRRLLEAQKNRTHVDPEVTLQFLKSAIFYFLTDKENSQGHLQAIESILEFTDAEKQKISAANRTPK; from the exons ATGATGACGTCGCTGCAGCTGGAGACGTCACTGCCGGCGGTGGAGGAGCAAGTGCAGCGGGAGAAGGACAACGATTCCGCCGAGGACTCGCACACGGCATCCACAACGCCCACACGCATTCCACATCCCGCCGTGGCGCGTTTCCGGCGTTCCGCTTCTCTGCGCCTGCGCGGGAATCCCGCAGAGCTCGGTTTACGGGCTGAGCACTGTCCAGCCGGCGGAGGCGGATTCAGTTCGCGCGCCAAGCTCACAGCGATCCCATCCAGTCTCGAAACGCGTTCGCACCCGGTTCACTTGAGGCGTAATCGCAGCTGGTGCAATTTAGGCCACAAAACGGAGCAGGAACCGGAAGTGGAGGCTTCCACGGAGGCACTATGCAACGCCGCCCAGTGCTTGTCATTGGATAAGGAGGCACTGGCTCCAAAGGTGGGCAACAGCAGCATGGCCAACGGCAAGCCGCGAAATTTG TCTCTCCAGTTGAACGGCGGCAGTGACATCAGCAGCAGTGGcacctccagcagcagcagcaacaacaaggagtCGTCCCCCAGGACCACCAGGACGCCCAGGACACCGCAGACACCGCAGACGCCACAAACGCCGGCCAGCGGAGTAGCTGCATCTGTGGCAGAGACGCCACACAGCTGCATTCGGCAGGGCAACTGCGTCAAGGCCAACCAGGTTAAACTTTCCACGCTGCACGAGTCCAAGATTTCTCCGAGGACTCCGCCCGTTACACCGGACTCACCCAGTACCTATCTGGACGATGATATAGACTCGATGTACTCGTTCGCTACCACCACTTCGGGTCGCTCCACGATGTCCTGCGAGCATCCCTATGTGGCCAG GAACGGCACCACCTTCAGTGGTCGCAAGATGAAGTACGTCGTGCATTGCTCCAACTATGCGGGTCAGGTGGGACCCGATTATCTGACGCCCACGCAGCGGGCACAGCGCCAGATCCGGCGGCTCAAGGAGCTGCTGTGCATCGCGCGACAGGATCTGGAGCAGAAGGATACGGAGCTGCTGCGTCTGACGCGCGAGGTGGTGGAGCTGCGCCTGTTCAAGGCATCGCTCAGTTCGCCGGAGGAGCGTTCGGCCTCCTCCGATGCGGTCACCGTGCGTGAGGCGGAGCTGAAGACCTCGCAGGATGTCTCGCCCATCGTCGACATGGTGGACGAGGGCAACGCAAAGGGCAGTCCACGCCATCTAagccgccagcagcagcagcaggcgaaCCACTCACTGCAGGCCATGCAGATGTCGGCGGAGATGCAGAGCTCCTACGCGGACTCCGGCCATTTCGAGGACCTAACCATGTCGTCGGTGCACTCGAAGGACTCGCAGACGCAGAGCGAGGCATGCGGCACAGCCACGCCCGATGGAGAAGCGGATGTGGGATGCGGAGCCGGCGGTGATTCCGCCAGCAATCTGGAGAACTACGAGCTGCAGCGACAGGAACTGATAAGCATGTACGAGCATCGGATCGAGGAGCTCATTCGGAGTCAGGACAGCGCCACTAGCGATCTGAAGCGATCCCACAACGACAAGGTGGAGGCGCTGCTCCAGAAGCTGGCCGAGTGCAATACCAGGTACTCGGACATGGTGCCCGACTATGAGCAGGCCAAGCAGCGCATCCGTGAGCTGGAGAAGCAGCTGGAGGATTTGCAGCGCAAGCTGATCGAGCACGAGGAGAAGCAGAACAAGATGTACCTGCACATGTACCAGCAGGGACAGGAGGCGGAGCGCATTTCTCGAGCGGATCAG GCACTGGATTTGGCACAGCGTCAACCGGAGAGCAAGGTGTCGATCAATGAGCTACTGCATCAGTTGCAGAGCACGCAGGACGAGTTGGAGAACATACGC GCATCAGAGTGCAGAATGAGAGAGTGCGGCAGTAATCATGCTCTCCTTACTGCAAAAGAGGCGATTTCTTTGTGGGTACTTGGCGCGCGTAAG ACCATTTATCGCCGCCTGCTGGAAGCCCAGAAGAATCGCACCCATGTGGATCCGGAGGTGACGCTGCAGTTCCTCAAGAGCGCTATCTTCTACTTCCTCACGGACAAGGAGAACTCCCAGGGCCATCTGCAGGCCATCGAGAGCATACTCGAGTTCACCGATGCCGAGAAGCAGAAGATCAGCGCCGCCAATCGAACGCCAAAGTGA
- the qtc gene encoding quick-to-court, isoform E yields the protein MMTSLQLETSLPAVEEQVQREKDNDSAEDSHTASTTPTRIPHPAVARFRRSASLRLRGNPAELGLRAEHCPAGGGGFSSRAKLTAIPSSLETRSHPVHLRRNRSWCNLGHKTEQEPEVEASTEALCNAAQCLSLDKEALAPKVGNSSMANGKPRNLSLQLNGGSDISSSGTSSSSSNNKESSPRTTRTPRTPQTPQTPQTPASGVAASVAETPHSCIRQGNCVKANQVKLSTLHESKISPRTPPVTPDSPSTYLDDDIDSMYSFATTTSGRSTMSCEHPYVARNGTTFSGRKMKYVVHCSNYAGQVGPDYLTPTQRAQRQIRRLKELLCIARQDLEQKDTELLRLTREVVELRLFKASLSSPEERSASSDAVTVREAELKTSQDVSPIVDMVDEGNAKGSPRHLSRQQQQQANHSLQAMQMSAEMQSSYADSGHFEDLTMSSVHSKDSQTQSEACGTATPDGEADVGCGAGGDSASNLENYELQRQELISMYEHRIEELIRSQDSATSDLKRSHNDKVEALLQKLAECNTRYSDMVPDYEQAKQRIRELEKQLEDLQRKLIEHEEKQNKMYLHMYQQGQEAERISRADQALDLAQRQPESKVSINELLHQLQSTQDELENIRTIYRRLLEAQKNRTHVDPEVTLQFLKSAIFYFLTDKENSQGHLQAIESILEFTDAEKQKISAANRTPK from the exons ATGATGACGTCGCTGCAGCTGGAGACGTCACTGCCGGCGGTGGAGGAGCAAGTGCAGCGGGAGAAGGACAACGATTCCGCCGAGGACTCGCACACGGCATCCACAACGCCCACACGCATTCCACATCCCGCCGTGGCGCGTTTCCGGCGTTCCGCTTCTCTGCGCCTGCGCGGGAATCCCGCAGAGCTCGGTTTACGGGCTGAGCACTGTCCAGCCGGCGGAGGCGGATTCAGTTCGCGCGCCAAGCTCACAGCGATCCCATCCAGTCTCGAAACGCGTTCGCACCCGGTTCACTTGAGGCGTAATCGCAGCTGGTGCAATTTAGGCCACAAAACGGAGCAGGAACCGGAAGTGGAGGCTTCCACGGAGGCACTATGCAACGCCGCCCAGTGCTTGTCATTGGATAAGGAGGCACTGGCTCCAAAGGTGGGCAACAGCAGCATGGCCAACGGCAAGCCGCGAAATTTG TCTCTCCAGTTGAACGGCGGCAGTGACATCAGCAGCAGTGGcacctccagcagcagcagcaacaacaaggagtCGTCCCCCAGGACCACCAGGACGCCCAGGACACCGCAGACACCGCAGACGCCACAAACGCCGGCCAGCGGAGTAGCTGCATCTGTGGCAGAGACGCCACACAGCTGCATTCGGCAGGGCAACTGCGTCAAGGCCAACCAGGTTAAACTTTCCACGCTGCACGAGTCCAAGATTTCTCCGAGGACTCCGCCCGTTACACCGGACTCACCCAGTACCTATCTGGACGATGATATAGACTCGATGTACTCGTTCGCTACCACCACTTCGGGTCGCTCCACGATGTCCTGCGAGCATCCCTATGTGGCCAG GAACGGCACCACCTTCAGTGGTCGCAAGATGAAGTACGTCGTGCATTGCTCCAACTATGCGGGTCAGGTGGGACCCGATTATCTGACGCCCACGCAGCGGGCACAGCGCCAGATCCGGCGGCTCAAGGAGCTGCTGTGCATCGCGCGACAGGATCTGGAGCAGAAGGATACGGAGCTGCTGCGTCTGACGCGCGAGGTGGTGGAGCTGCGCCTGTTCAAGGCATCGCTCAGTTCGCCGGAGGAGCGTTCGGCCTCCTCCGATGCGGTCACCGTGCGTGAGGCGGAGCTGAAGACCTCGCAGGATGTCTCGCCCATCGTCGACATGGTGGACGAGGGCAACGCAAAGGGCAGTCCACGCCATCTAagccgccagcagcagcagcaggcgaaCCACTCACTGCAGGCCATGCAGATGTCGGCGGAGATGCAGAGCTCCTACGCGGACTCCGGCCATTTCGAGGACCTAACCATGTCGTCGGTGCACTCGAAGGACTCGCAGACGCAGAGCGAGGCATGCGGCACAGCCACGCCCGATGGAGAAGCGGATGTGGGATGCGGAGCCGGCGGTGATTCCGCCAGCAATCTGGAGAACTACGAGCTGCAGCGACAGGAACTGATAAGCATGTACGAGCATCGGATCGAGGAGCTCATTCGGAGTCAGGACAGCGCCACTAGCGATCTGAAGCGATCCCACAACGACAAGGTGGAGGCGCTGCTCCAGAAGCTGGCCGAGTGCAATACCAGGTACTCGGACATGGTGCCCGACTATGAGCAGGCCAAGCAGCGCATCCGTGAGCTGGAGAAGCAGCTGGAGGATTTGCAGCGCAAGCTGATCGAGCACGAGGAGAAGCAGAACAAGATGTACCTGCACATGTACCAGCAGGGACAGGAGGCGGAGCGCATTTCTCGAGCGGATCAG GCACTGGATTTGGCACAGCGTCAACCGGAGAGCAAGGTGTCGATCAATGAGCTACTGCATCAGTTGCAGAGCACGCAGGACGAGTTGGAGAACATACGC ACCATTTATCGCCGCCTGCTGGAAGCCCAGAAGAATCGCACCCATGTGGATCCGGAGGTGACGCTGCAGTTCCTCAAGAGCGCTATCTTCTACTTCCTCACGGACAAGGAGAACTCCCAGGGCCATCTGCAGGCCATCGAGAGCATACTCGAGTTCACCGATGCCGAGAAGCAGAAGATCAGCGCCGCCAATCGAACGCCAAAGTGA
- the qtc gene encoding quick-to-court, isoform I → MANGKPRNLSLQLNGGSDISSSGTSSSSSNNKESSPRTTRTPRTPQTPQTPQTPASGVAASVAETPHSCIRQGNCVKANQVKLSTLHESKISPRTPPVTPDSPSTYLDDDIDSMYSFATTTSGRSTMSCEHPYVARNGTTFSGRKMKYVVHCSNYAGQVGPDYLTPTQRAQRQIRRLKELLCIARQDLEQKDTELLRLTREVVELRLFKASLSSPEERSASSDAVTVREAELKTSQDVSPIVDMVDEGNAKGSPRHLSRQQQQQANHSLQAMQMSAEMQSSYADSGHFEDLTMSSVHSKDSQTQSEACGTATPDGEADVGCGAGGDSASNLENYELQRQELISMYEHRIEELIRSQDSATSDLKRSHNDKVEALLQKLAECNTRYSDMVPDYEQAKQRIRELEKQLEDLQRKLIEHEEKQNKMYLHMYQQGQEAERISRADQALDLAQRQPESKVSINELLHQLQSTQDELENIRASECRMRECGSNHALLTAKEAISLWVLGARKTIYRRLLEAQKNRTHVDPEVTLQFLKSAIFYFLTDKENSQGHLQAIESILEFTDAEKQKISAANRTPK, encoded by the exons ATGGCCAACGGCAAGCCGCGAAATTTG TCTCTCCAGTTGAACGGCGGCAGTGACATCAGCAGCAGTGGcacctccagcagcagcagcaacaacaaggagtCGTCCCCCAGGACCACCAGGACGCCCAGGACACCGCAGACACCGCAGACGCCACAAACGCCGGCCAGCGGAGTAGCTGCATCTGTGGCAGAGACGCCACACAGCTGCATTCGGCAGGGCAACTGCGTCAAGGCCAACCAGGTTAAACTTTCCACGCTGCACGAGTCCAAGATTTCTCCGAGGACTCCGCCCGTTACACCGGACTCACCCAGTACCTATCTGGACGATGATATAGACTCGATGTACTCGTTCGCTACCACCACTTCGGGTCGCTCCACGATGTCCTGCGAGCATCCCTATGTGGCCAG GAACGGCACCACCTTCAGTGGTCGCAAGATGAAGTACGTCGTGCATTGCTCCAACTATGCGGGTCAGGTGGGACCCGATTATCTGACGCCCACGCAGCGGGCACAGCGCCAGATCCGGCGGCTCAAGGAGCTGCTGTGCATCGCGCGACAGGATCTGGAGCAGAAGGATACGGAGCTGCTGCGTCTGACGCGCGAGGTGGTGGAGCTGCGCCTGTTCAAGGCATCGCTCAGTTCGCCGGAGGAGCGTTCGGCCTCCTCCGATGCGGTCACCGTGCGTGAGGCGGAGCTGAAGACCTCGCAGGATGTCTCGCCCATCGTCGACATGGTGGACGAGGGCAACGCAAAGGGCAGTCCACGCCATCTAagccgccagcagcagcagcaggcgaaCCACTCACTGCAGGCCATGCAGATGTCGGCGGAGATGCAGAGCTCCTACGCGGACTCCGGCCATTTCGAGGACCTAACCATGTCGTCGGTGCACTCGAAGGACTCGCAGACGCAGAGCGAGGCATGCGGCACAGCCACGCCCGATGGAGAAGCGGATGTGGGATGCGGAGCCGGCGGTGATTCCGCCAGCAATCTGGAGAACTACGAGCTGCAGCGACAGGAACTGATAAGCATGTACGAGCATCGGATCGAGGAGCTCATTCGGAGTCAGGACAGCGCCACTAGCGATCTGAAGCGATCCCACAACGACAAGGTGGAGGCGCTGCTCCAGAAGCTGGCCGAGTGCAATACCAGGTACTCGGACATGGTGCCCGACTATGAGCAGGCCAAGCAGCGCATCCGTGAGCTGGAGAAGCAGCTGGAGGATTTGCAGCGCAAGCTGATCGAGCACGAGGAGAAGCAGAACAAGATGTACCTGCACATGTACCAGCAGGGACAGGAGGCGGAGCGCATTTCTCGAGCGGATCAG GCACTGGATTTGGCACAGCGTCAACCGGAGAGCAAGGTGTCGATCAATGAGCTACTGCATCAGTTGCAGAGCACGCAGGACGAGTTGGAGAACATACGC GCATCAGAGTGCAGAATGAGAGAGTGCGGCAGTAATCATGCTCTCCTTACTGCAAAAGAGGCGATTTCTTTGTGGGTACTTGGCGCGCGTAAG ACCATTTATCGCCGCCTGCTGGAAGCCCAGAAGAATCGCACCCATGTGGATCCGGAGGTGACGCTGCAGTTCCTCAAGAGCGCTATCTTCTACTTCCTCACGGACAAGGAGAACTCCCAGGGCCATCTGCAGGCCATCGAGAGCATACTCGAGTTCACCGATGCCGAGAAGCAGAAGATCAGCGCCGCCAATCGAACGCCAAAGTGA
- the qtc gene encoding quick-to-court, isoform L codes for MANGKPRNLSLQLNGGSDISSSGTSSSSSNNKESSPRTTRTPRTPQTPQTPQTPASGVAASVAETPHSCIRQGNCVKANQVKLSTLHESKISPRTPPVTPDSPSTYLDDDIDSMYSFATTTSGRSTMSCEHPYVARNGTTFSGRKMKYVVHCSNYAGQVGPDYLTPTQRAQRQIRRLKELLCIARQDLEQKDTELLRLTREVVELRLFKASLSSPEERSASSDAVTVREAELKTSQDVSPIVDMVDEGNAKGSPRHLSRQQQQQANHSLQAMQMSAEMQSSYADSGHFEDLTMSSVHSKDSQTQSEACGTATPDGEADVGCGAGGDSASNLENYELQRQELISMYEHRIEELIRSQDSATSDLKRSHNDKVEALLQKLAECNTRYSDMVPDYEQAKQRIRELEKQLEDLQRKLIEHEEKQNKMYLHMYQQGQEAERISRADQALDLAQRQPESKVSINELLHQLQSTQDELENIRTIYRRLLEAQKNRTHVDPEVTLQFLKSAIFYFLTDKENSQGHLQAIESILEFTDAEKQKISAANRTPK; via the exons ATGGCCAACGGCAAGCCGCGAAATTTG TCTCTCCAGTTGAACGGCGGCAGTGACATCAGCAGCAGTGGcacctccagcagcagcagcaacaacaaggagtCGTCCCCCAGGACCACCAGGACGCCCAGGACACCGCAGACACCGCAGACGCCACAAACGCCGGCCAGCGGAGTAGCTGCATCTGTGGCAGAGACGCCACACAGCTGCATTCGGCAGGGCAACTGCGTCAAGGCCAACCAGGTTAAACTTTCCACGCTGCACGAGTCCAAGATTTCTCCGAGGACTCCGCCCGTTACACCGGACTCACCCAGTACCTATCTGGACGATGATATAGACTCGATGTACTCGTTCGCTACCACCACTTCGGGTCGCTCCACGATGTCCTGCGAGCATCCCTATGTGGCCAG GAACGGCACCACCTTCAGTGGTCGCAAGATGAAGTACGTCGTGCATTGCTCCAACTATGCGGGTCAGGTGGGACCCGATTATCTGACGCCCACGCAGCGGGCACAGCGCCAGATCCGGCGGCTCAAGGAGCTGCTGTGCATCGCGCGACAGGATCTGGAGCAGAAGGATACGGAGCTGCTGCGTCTGACGCGCGAGGTGGTGGAGCTGCGCCTGTTCAAGGCATCGCTCAGTTCGCCGGAGGAGCGTTCGGCCTCCTCCGATGCGGTCACCGTGCGTGAGGCGGAGCTGAAGACCTCGCAGGATGTCTCGCCCATCGTCGACATGGTGGACGAGGGCAACGCAAAGGGCAGTCCACGCCATCTAagccgccagcagcagcagcaggcgaaCCACTCACTGCAGGCCATGCAGATGTCGGCGGAGATGCAGAGCTCCTACGCGGACTCCGGCCATTTCGAGGACCTAACCATGTCGTCGGTGCACTCGAAGGACTCGCAGACGCAGAGCGAGGCATGCGGCACAGCCACGCCCGATGGAGAAGCGGATGTGGGATGCGGAGCCGGCGGTGATTCCGCCAGCAATCTGGAGAACTACGAGCTGCAGCGACAGGAACTGATAAGCATGTACGAGCATCGGATCGAGGAGCTCATTCGGAGTCAGGACAGCGCCACTAGCGATCTGAAGCGATCCCACAACGACAAGGTGGAGGCGCTGCTCCAGAAGCTGGCCGAGTGCAATACCAGGTACTCGGACATGGTGCCCGACTATGAGCAGGCCAAGCAGCGCATCCGTGAGCTGGAGAAGCAGCTGGAGGATTTGCAGCGCAAGCTGATCGAGCACGAGGAGAAGCAGAACAAGATGTACCTGCACATGTACCAGCAGGGACAGGAGGCGGAGCGCATTTCTCGAGCGGATCAG GCACTGGATTTGGCACAGCGTCAACCGGAGAGCAAGGTGTCGATCAATGAGCTACTGCATCAGTTGCAGAGCACGCAGGACGAGTTGGAGAACATACGC ACCATTTATCGCCGCCTGCTGGAAGCCCAGAAGAATCGCACCCATGTGGATCCGGAGGTGACGCTGCAGTTCCTCAAGAGCGCTATCTTCTACTTCCTCACGGACAAGGAGAACTCCCAGGGCCATCTGCAGGCCATCGAGAGCATACTCGAGTTCACCGATGCCGAGAAGCAGAAGATCAGCGCCGCCAATCGAACGCCAAAGTGA
- the qtc gene encoding quick-to-court, isoform G, which yields MSLQLNGGSDISSSGTSSSSSNNKESSPRTTRTPRTPQTPQTPQTPASGVAASVAETPHSCIRQGNCVKANQVKLSTLHESKISPRTPPVTPDSPSTYLDDDIDSMYSFATTTSGRSTMSCEHPYVARNGTTFSGRKMKYVVHCSNYAGQVGPDYLTPTQRAQRQIRRLKELLCIARQDLEQKDTELLRLTREVVELRLFKASLSSPEERSASSDAVTVREAELKTSQDVSPIVDMVDEGNAKGSPRHLSRQQQQQANHSLQAMQMSAEMQSSYADSGHFEDLTMSSVHSKDSQTQSEACGTATPDGEADVGCGAGGDSASNLENYELQRQELISMYEHRIEELIRSQDSATSDLKRSHNDKVEALLQKLAECNTRYSDMVPDYEQAKQRIRELEKQLEDLQRKLIEHEEKQNKMYLHMYQQGQEAERISRADQALDLAQRQPESKVSINELLHQLQSTQDELENIRTIYRRLLEAQKNRTHVDPEVTLQFLKSAIFYFLTDKENSQGHLQAIESILEFTDAEKQKISAANRTPK from the exons ATG TCTCTCCAGTTGAACGGCGGCAGTGACATCAGCAGCAGTGGcacctccagcagcagcagcaacaacaaggagtCGTCCCCCAGGACCACCAGGACGCCCAGGACACCGCAGACACCGCAGACGCCACAAACGCCGGCCAGCGGAGTAGCTGCATCTGTGGCAGAGACGCCACACAGCTGCATTCGGCAGGGCAACTGCGTCAAGGCCAACCAGGTTAAACTTTCCACGCTGCACGAGTCCAAGATTTCTCCGAGGACTCCGCCCGTTACACCGGACTCACCCAGTACCTATCTGGACGATGATATAGACTCGATGTACTCGTTCGCTACCACCACTTCGGGTCGCTCCACGATGTCCTGCGAGCATCCCTATGTGGCCAG GAACGGCACCACCTTCAGTGGTCGCAAGATGAAGTACGTCGTGCATTGCTCCAACTATGCGGGTCAGGTGGGACCCGATTATCTGACGCCCACGCAGCGGGCACAGCGCCAGATCCGGCGGCTCAAGGAGCTGCTGTGCATCGCGCGACAGGATCTGGAGCAGAAGGATACGGAGCTGCTGCGTCTGACGCGCGAGGTGGTGGAGCTGCGCCTGTTCAAGGCATCGCTCAGTTCGCCGGAGGAGCGTTCGGCCTCCTCCGATGCGGTCACCGTGCGTGAGGCGGAGCTGAAGACCTCGCAGGATGTCTCGCCCATCGTCGACATGGTGGACGAGGGCAACGCAAAGGGCAGTCCACGCCATCTAagccgccagcagcagcagcaggcgaaCCACTCACTGCAGGCCATGCAGATGTCGGCGGAGATGCAGAGCTCCTACGCGGACTCCGGCCATTTCGAGGACCTAACCATGTCGTCGGTGCACTCGAAGGACTCGCAGACGCAGAGCGAGGCATGCGGCACAGCCACGCCCGATGGAGAAGCGGATGTGGGATGCGGAGCCGGCGGTGATTCCGCCAGCAATCTGGAGAACTACGAGCTGCAGCGACAGGAACTGATAAGCATGTACGAGCATCGGATCGAGGAGCTCATTCGGAGTCAGGACAGCGCCACTAGCGATCTGAAGCGATCCCACAACGACAAGGTGGAGGCGCTGCTCCAGAAGCTGGCCGAGTGCAATACCAGGTACTCGGACATGGTGCCCGACTATGAGCAGGCCAAGCAGCGCATCCGTGAGCTGGAGAAGCAGCTGGAGGATTTGCAGCGCAAGCTGATCGAGCACGAGGAGAAGCAGAACAAGATGTACCTGCACATGTACCAGCAGGGACAGGAGGCGGAGCGCATTTCTCGAGCGGATCAG GCACTGGATTTGGCACAGCGTCAACCGGAGAGCAAGGTGTCGATCAATGAGCTACTGCATCAGTTGCAGAGCACGCAGGACGAGTTGGAGAACATACGC ACCATTTATCGCCGCCTGCTGGAAGCCCAGAAGAATCGCACCCATGTGGATCCGGAGGTGACGCTGCAGTTCCTCAAGAGCGCTATCTTCTACTTCCTCACGGACAAGGAGAACTCCCAGGGCCATCTGCAGGCCATCGAGAGCATACTCGAGTTCACCGATGCCGAGAAGCAGAAGATCAGCGCCGCCAATCGAACGCCAAAGTGA
- the qtc gene encoding quick-to-court, isoform B: MSLQLNGGSDISSSGTSSSSSNNKESSPRTTRTPRTPQTPQTPQTPASGVAASVAETPHSCIRQGNCVKANQVKLSTLHESKISPRTPPVTPDSPSTYLDDDIDSMYSFATTTSGRSTMSCEHPYVARNGTTFSGRKMKYVVHCSNYAGQVGPDYLTPTQRAQRQIRRLKELLCIARQDLEQKDTELLRLTREVVELRLFKASLSSPEERSASSDAVTVREAELKTSQDVSPIVDMVDEGNAKGSPRHLSRQQQQQANHSLQAMQMSAEMQSSYADSGHFEDLTMSSVHSKDSQTQSEACGTATPDGEADVGCGAGGDSASNLENYELQRQELISMYEHRIEELIRSQDSATSDLKRSHNDKVEALLQKLAECNTRYSDMVPDYEQAKQRIRELEKQLEDLQRKLIEHEEKQNKMYLHMYQQGQEAERISRADQALDLAQRQPESKVSINELLHQLQSTQDELENIRASECRMRECGSNHALLTAKEAISLWVLGARKTIYRRLLEAQKNRTHVDPEVTLQFLKSAIFYFLTDKENSQGHLQAIESILEFTDAEKQKISAANRTPK; the protein is encoded by the exons ATG TCTCTCCAGTTGAACGGCGGCAGTGACATCAGCAGCAGTGGcacctccagcagcagcagcaacaacaaggagtCGTCCCCCAGGACCACCAGGACGCCCAGGACACCGCAGACACCGCAGACGCCACAAACGCCGGCCAGCGGAGTAGCTGCATCTGTGGCAGAGACGCCACACAGCTGCATTCGGCAGGGCAACTGCGTCAAGGCCAACCAGGTTAAACTTTCCACGCTGCACGAGTCCAAGATTTCTCCGAGGACTCCGCCCGTTACACCGGACTCACCCAGTACCTATCTGGACGATGATATAGACTCGATGTACTCGTTCGCTACCACCACTTCGGGTCGCTCCACGATGTCCTGCGAGCATCCCTATGTGGCCAG GAACGGCACCACCTTCAGTGGTCGCAAGATGAAGTACGTCGTGCATTGCTCCAACTATGCGGGTCAGGTGGGACCCGATTATCTGACGCCCACGCAGCGGGCACAGCGCCAGATCCGGCGGCTCAAGGAGCTGCTGTGCATCGCGCGACAGGATCTGGAGCAGAAGGATACGGAGCTGCTGCGTCTGACGCGCGAGGTGGTGGAGCTGCGCCTGTTCAAGGCATCGCTCAGTTCGCCGGAGGAGCGTTCGGCCTCCTCCGATGCGGTCACCGTGCGTGAGGCGGAGCTGAAGACCTCGCAGGATGTCTCGCCCATCGTCGACATGGTGGACGAGGGCAACGCAAAGGGCAGTCCACGCCATCTAagccgccagcagcagcagcaggcgaaCCACTCACTGCAGGCCATGCAGATGTCGGCGGAGATGCAGAGCTCCTACGCGGACTCCGGCCATTTCGAGGACCTAACCATGTCGTCGGTGCACTCGAAGGACTCGCAGACGCAGAGCGAGGCATGCGGCACAGCCACGCCCGATGGAGAAGCGGATGTGGGATGCGGAGCCGGCGGTGATTCCGCCAGCAATCTGGAGAACTACGAGCTGCAGCGACAGGAACTGATAAGCATGTACGAGCATCGGATCGAGGAGCTCATTCGGAGTCAGGACAGCGCCACTAGCGATCTGAAGCGATCCCACAACGACAAGGTGGAGGCGCTGCTCCAGAAGCTGGCCGAGTGCAATACCAGGTACTCGGACATGGTGCCCGACTATGAGCAGGCCAAGCAGCGCATCCGTGAGCTGGAGAAGCAGCTGGAGGATTTGCAGCGCAAGCTGATCGAGCACGAGGAGAAGCAGAACAAGATGTACCTGCACATGTACCAGCAGGGACAGGAGGCGGAGCGCATTTCTCGAGCGGATCAG GCACTGGATTTGGCACAGCGTCAACCGGAGAGCAAGGTGTCGATCAATGAGCTACTGCATCAGTTGCAGAGCACGCAGGACGAGTTGGAGAACATACGC GCATCAGAGTGCAGAATGAGAGAGTGCGGCAGTAATCATGCTCTCCTTACTGCAAAAGAGGCGATTTCTTTGTGGGTACTTGGCGCGCGTAAG ACCATTTATCGCCGCCTGCTGGAAGCCCAGAAGAATCGCACCCATGTGGATCCGGAGGTGACGCTGCAGTTCCTCAAGAGCGCTATCTTCTACTTCCTCACGGACAAGGAGAACTCCCAGGGCCATCTGCAGGCCATCGAGAGCATACTCGAGTTCACCGATGCCGAGAAGCAGAAGATCAGCGCCGCCAATCGAACGCCAAAGTGA